A stretch of DNA from Juglans microcarpa x Juglans regia isolate MS1-56 chromosome 5D, Jm3101_v1.0, whole genome shotgun sequence:
gtttttttgcagatgatagtattttattttgtcaagCCTCATCTATTGAATGGAGCAAACTGCAAGGTTTGATTGGAAAATATGAGCTTTCATCAGGGCAGAGATTAAATAAAGAGAAGTCTTCCTTATTTTTTAGCACCAACACAAGACCAGCAGCTATAGATAGCATTCTTAGTATTGCAGGTATGAGATCACTAACTTCTTATAAAAGTTATCTAGGATTACCTGTTTTGCTAGGAAAATCAAGAGGAAAGGCTTTTTCTGCTATTCTAGACAAGGTGAGAGGAAAACTGAACAATTGGAAATGGAGATTTCTTTCTAAAGCAGGTAAAGAAATTCTTCTTAAATCTGTCATACAAGTCATTCCAACTTATTCAATGGGGGTTTTTGAGCTTCCTAAAGGCCTGTTGCATGAACTCAACAAATTGATTAAAGGGTATTGGTGGGGACAAATCAatcaagaaaggaaaataaactgGATTAGTTGGAATCAGATGGGAAAATCAAAAATTGGAGGAGGTTTGGGTTTTAGAGACTTTGAAAACTTTAATATTGCTTTGTTAGCAAAGCAAGGTTTGAGGTTATTGCAAAACCCAAACTCACTAGCTGCCCAGGTGCTACAACTTAAGTATTTTCCATATTCAGATTTCTTTAATGCTAAGTTAGGTAGCAGTCCTTCTTTCTTATGGAGAAGCTTACTAGTGGTTAGACCTCTACTTCAAGAAGGAGCTATTTGGAGGATTGGGAATGGAAATTCTGTTAGAATTTGGACTGATAAGTGGTTGCCAACACCCTCTACCTTTAAGCCTCAAAGTGGTTTTCAGTTTTTTGATAGAGAGGCCAAAGTGAATTTGCTTATTAATCATCAGACTAGAGAATGGAATATCAATGTTATCAAGGAAATTTTCTCAAAGGAGGATGCTGATACTATTGTTCAAATACCTTTAAGTCACTATACCAGGTCTGATCAACTGATTTGGAGGTGTACAAAAAATGGAATGTTCAATGTCAAGAGTGCTTATTACTTGCAGGGAGATATTCTTAACAGCAGGCAGTGACAAAGCTCGAAAGGCAAACTAAATAGAGAGGAATGGACCAAAATTTGGAATCTAGGTATCCCACCACctacaaaaaattttatgtggAGAGCTTGTCTTAATATTCTTCCCACTAAAGAAAATCTCTGTAAAAAGAAGGTCTTATCTGATAATAATTGTCCCATGTGTTTATCAGCTCCAGAAACTACAACACACATCCTTTGGCAATTTATCTCtgcaaatgatattttgggGCAGTGTTCAAAAGAGATTCAGAAGTGTAATAATACTTGTCAGAGTATGAAGGAACTTCTTGCATAAATGTTCAACAAATTACAGCAGAATGAAATGGAAGAATTAGCTTTGACTCTATGGAATTTgtggaaaagaagaaatgaaaaggtgTTCAACAATGTTATGATTGATCCTAAATCAGTTCAACAGATGCAACTTGATCTTACAGTAATAGAAGCCAACACAGAGAATCAACGTCACAGCAGAAGTTCATTGAGGACTCAAACATGGGAAACACCCCCTTCAGGTTTTTGCAAAGTGAATTGGGATGTGGCAGTGGACAAAACGCATTTTAAGATTGGTATTGGCATTTCAGTTAGAGATGAGGAAGGTAATTACTTAGCCACCATGAGAAAGAATCAGCTCCTTAATCCAGATCCTTTAATGGCTGAAGCAGTAGGTGCATTGACAGCAGCTACTTTTGCTCTGGAATTGGATATGAATAAGATCATATTGGAAGGAGATTCAGAGTTAGTAATAGCAAGGATCCAGAAGCAAACACAAGATCAAAGCTATTTTGGGATGATCACGTCTGACATTAGATCTACTATTAGTCTGTTTGAGGTATGTATCACTAAGCATGTTAATAGAGAGTGTAATGTAATAGCTCACAATCTTGCTAAAAATGCTCTTCTTGATTACATAGTGAATTTAGAGGAAACTCCCCACTGTGTGAGTAATATGTACTAGTTTCAGTTTCAATGAAATGagtttgtttcaaaaaaaaaaaaaaagagctgcTATGTACAGGCCCCTTGTTGGGACTCTTTTGCAATCCTATCATTGAATTGACTAAATTGCCCTCATTTCTATTCCTGAATGGACTAAATTGCCCCCGTTTCCAAAACTCTCAGGCGATACATGCAAGAACCCATCTCGCGGTGCACCCCCACAAAGCAGGATTTCAACTATATTGCTTTCGTTTTTGTCCAAAGGAAGCAAGACCGACGAGCCTGGGCTCAGATAGTTACAAGGATCACCACCGGGGTTTGAGGGAACTCTTTCACCACACGGTTTTGTTTGTAGTCAAATAATTCCGATCGTGTATTAGCGAAAATGAACAAGTTTCCGTTCAGTAAAAGGTGCAAAAATGGATACAAATTGTTTTCATGCTGGTCCGTTGTTTCAACTAGAAAATTAAACCGAAAATTCATAGTTGAATTGTCTTCTGATATTCATGATCTCTATGCTTTATGGGTTCTCAAAAGTTCACACAAAACAATGCACTCACTGTggacaaaacttaataaaaaaatggcaaaccaaAATTTTGCGAATAATATCTCACAATCGATACTGAATTTGTGGGAGAAAATCATATAAGATACACAGAAAGGGAGTCTGACCGCAACTAATTCATTGTTTCAACctaatttctttttcccctATTTCTTCTGCTTGAAACTTGGGACCCATCCATCTTCTCCTTCAGTTGGTTAACAGGAATGCCTACGGGATTCAAATTTGACTGGAGAGTCTGGTGCATCCAACATCATATTTGATAAATCACCATTCCCATTAGCATCATCTCCGCCAACATTGTCATCATCGTTTTCATTCACAATCTGATATGTAGGAAGAAAGATGAAAGTCATTAGTCCAAATATTTTTAGTTCAAGCTCTGAATGACAGAACCTTGTAAAATACGTTATCATTGATTCAAGGCTTCGAGGTTCTGAGATGGTTGGATCAATTGGATGACGGCAAACTGGTGACGGCGAAGGAAGACAGATTCATAGGCGTTGGTGCTTAGAGAGTCTTCCTTCCCCACGAGAGCCTTCATTCAGAGCCTTCCCGTTTCTATCGTTTGGCCCCCCACGCAGCAAGATAGCTATTCACTTAAACGAAACCGCATACGCAGTCCCGgatgtaaatagaatttttccaCTACCAAAGACTTTCAAAATCCttcatatttattatcttaactATTTTGATTGATATGATCCTTtgtaaatgatttataaatcaatatttaaataaaaagttacaaagtttatcaattttttttctcacccGCACATTTGCTCCTGCGATTTAACTGAGTCTGTCTTCAGCTACAAATCTGACAATCTTTACTTTCATTACATATTTTTGcaataaataggaaaaaaaactagagaaattaatattgtttattttttttttgggcaccATTTGCTCGTGCAAACGGGAGCAACAATCAGCTGCAAAAAATGTACAACATGTCAGCATCTTTTAAAGTCTTTCCTTCACAACTGTTCTATACAGATTCTTGCTGTTCCGAATCAGTACTAGCGTCTCTTCGTGCACAGGTCTTCGATGAGCTGGGAGGCTAAAATTACATCTCCGGGGCTTGCATCTCGCTATCTTCACAGTACTCACCAAACATTTATCGTCGTACTGAGGCAGACACGACAGGATCAAACAAACACGTTACTGAGGAAAATCACATACATTAATGATTTGTAAGGTCACACGCTTCTTTACTACAAGTGTTCTGTACATTCAAAGCAAAGGCAGCTAAAAAGCTATAATGTTGcctgtgtgtgtatatatatgagcAAGTACCGTTGGGTGAGTCGAGCAATTAAATATGTAGAATCTCTACTTGATCAaattataatgaataaaatagaGGGATGACCATTTTGTGACTTACATCTGGAATGTCAAAGTCACCTTCTCTTGCATCACACAAATCCAATGACAACTTCCTAAGCATTGGCAACTGTACCCATGACACAATGCAACAGAATCTGGTATTAGCCGTTAAACTTTATTTCTCTGATACAAACCGAACAACAGAAGAGAACGTCGAACTGtgtttataattaattaccttCGAAGCAGCATAAAAAATGAAGTTCTTGTGTATCCCAGGGCCCTGAATAGTGTTGGTTAAGTCCAGCCCAGCAAATAGCCAGCATCGGGTCGGTTATAAATGTCAATGAGTTCACAGAAAGAAATTagaatccaaataataaaacagCACAtgtttatttatctatttttttgataagttccaTCTATTTCCTCCTACTTGAGGCAAGAAAAAACAGATTGACACAATCAGACATAAGAAACATAAAGCTCCAACTACAACTCATGAGAATTATCACATTAAAATTATGCACGCAAGTGGTACCCCAATGAAGTCTGTCTGTGTCTCAGATTTGAATAATTACAGcgtcatttttgtatattatctAGTCAGAACTGTATTTATCAGATCCATGTCCAGAAGACTCACATTATGGAGCAGCAAGAGATCTTCAAGAGCTGTGCAATCGAGAAGAGAAGAAATCCCATTTTCCGTCACTTTTCCACATTCCTAAATGACAGTGTCATTACAAACACATGAGCACTGAAGCGGCAGAAACCTCATGTACACTTTCACAGTTACAAAATACTGAAAACGAACaaaagcatatttttttaaaagaagaggGACAGAACCCCCaaaacaaaccaaaccaaagcttttttctttttttgataagtaaaaataaacacataagtAACATCACCTATTGAAGCAGTCAGAGCAAATGGGTTAACCAACATGCATGCTAAATGATTGTGCagcaacaaaataatatatatatatatatatgtataataacttatcaaaaaatataacTCAAAATGTTGACTTTATTAGAGATGCAAATGACTGGGAAGTGAATGTTGTCATTCACTTCAGGTTTTCAGTCggttctttttataaggtgctTAATTGTCATTCTGGCGGTATCTTGCATTaacctagaatgtatttaggtgttcttatgtatacttcttgtgtacacgGGCTATGTCTATTGCATTTGTATGAATAAAATCTACttaatacttatcaaaaaaaaaaaaaaaaaattgtcattctGGCTGTATATTCCCTTGGAAAAGTATTTAGAGAGTGAATGTACCTACTAAGGTGCCGTTCTTCAGTTGGGTGGTTGCTCTAGGGAAAGTATTGACCACGGATAACCTTAGAAAACGTGATTTGTGTATAGTTGATTagtgtgtcatgtgcaagaaggatggtgaatctgtaaatcatctttttttatattgtgaggtggcaaagtctttgtggaatgaggttatTCGTCGAACAGGTTTATATTGGACGATGCCTAAGGAAATTGTGGATCTCCTTGCATGTTGGCGTGGTTTTGAGGCAAGGAAATGTGCTGCTGCcagatggagaatgattcctttgtgtttaatgtagtgtttatggttggaaaggaatttaagatgttttgaagacaaagagtgttcttttgaagatcttcgttattatttcttttctacttttgagtttgtgggctaggatctttgtaaggaatgatgataatgtacTGAATCTGTTTATGTAGTAGTTTCCTGCTTTCTAGtgtgtagtaggtatttcctttatatacttcctgtgtacttgggctgtgcctattcttggtaataaaattcttattaattatcaaaatatatatatatgtatatatatataagtaaagaaaaaagggtAAAGGGTGGCAAAGATCATCTATCTTTAACAGAACAAGCATCTTTGTTAGGAGCACCAACACCATATGTGTGAGCTTTATTCGAGGTTCTCTCGGGCTATAGAGACCAACTTTTCTATCTTGtcttccttattttttgtttacgtgttttttttttttttttgcttcgtCAACTCAACTCAAGAAGACGAAGGAGACAAAAAGTGCTCTTGGAGCTTTGACCACCACTTGCCTCCTTCAGAAGCACCCTAAAAGCATTCTAGTAGAATCTGTATCAAATTCCAGCTTACTAAACAGGGGGATCCAGTATTCATCCATGAGAAAAGAGATAATGGCGAACCTCTAGATGGATAGAAGTCAAGCCAGGCCATCCATGTGAGATGATTTGTTGAGAATCTGAGATGATGAACAAATGGAGGTACAATAACATATTAATTACTGCCCAGCACTTAAAAAAGAATATGGCCATTATTTGAAACCTGCTAAAACGAGACACTAATCATGGCAAGTCTTAGAGAAAAGGGATTATCTACTATGCAGCTGTCCAAAGAATCAAGTAATGATGGGTCTCATTGGCTTCTTGTTAATCATAAAactatatttagaatttttatcATGATTCAAGGGGACACAAGTATGCAtgctaattataattatatacttCCCGAATAATAATCTCTGACCTGAACCGAGAAGCTTACATCCTAGCAATGAAAGCTCAACTAAGTTTGCACAAGTCTGAGTCAGAATAATCAAATCATTGTTGGTCATCCAAGGGGTTACTCTTTCAAGCCTCAGTTTCCTCAGATTTGGCGTAGAAAAGTTGAAGCTTAACATAGATATATCACCAAAGCAATAGCACAAAGCCAACACTCGCAAATTTATCAAGGATGTCATCATGTTTGTTACGACAGTGTCAGATACAACCTGTAGAGAAAGCAGATCCTTACGTAACAACTGTAATTTTTAAGTCTGTTTCAATCagcaagaaatgaaaataatatgcCACTTGATAAGGGCAGGTCATCTGAATCAGTCATGAGAGGTCATCAGATAATCTATTTATGCAAGATCAAGGAAAGTTTGTCTGTTTctgaaaagttaaaataaaagggTGAAAGAATCTCAAGTTTTTAAGTGATTAAGAATCTAAAGTTTTTTCAAACCATTACTACCTGGAAATGAAGAATTAGTGACTCTAGCATAGGACAAGTTGCAGATAGCTGTTGCAGCACATCTTCACCTAATGATCCGCCTAAACCCACAGTTATCGACCTTAATGACTTTATTGCGGGTTGGAGAGCTTCAACAGAAAAGCAAGAAAATCCCCATCCTAGTGCCACTTCCTCCAATTTGCATTTCTTGCCCAACTCAAGATACAGTTCTTTACATGTATACAAGGAAGAAAATTCCCCCACTGAGGTGTTAGTTTCCTGCTGCAAGATATTTCTGCAACCCCTTGCTCTCAAGTGCTTTAAACCAGGATTTCCATGGACTATCTGAGCTAATGCAGCTCCAGAAACCTGCAATTTTACGAGAACAATATGCATGTGTCAGGAAAAACTGCATTCTCAGAAATCAGTACATCACCACCATGGATGCAACAGCAAGAACAAAGAAACCAAAAATGATGCAGTCCTTCTATCTGATCAACTGCGTCTTCTGCTAAATTTGTCCCACTTGAAGTTATCGATCAAAAATAAATTGTCTCACTTGAAGTCATAGCTCAGAATT
This window harbors:
- the LOC121264709 gene encoding uncharacterized mitochondrial protein AtMg00310-like codes for the protein MGVFELPKGLLHELNKLIKGYWWGQINQERKINWISWNQMGKSKIGGGLGFRDFENFNIALLAKQGLRLLQNPNSLAAQVLQLKYFPYSDFFNAKLGSSPSFLWRSLLVVRPLLQEGAIWRIGNGNSVRIWTDKWLPTPSTFKPQSGFQFFDREAKVNLLINHQTREWNINVIKEIFSKEDADTIVQIPLSHYTRSDQLIWRCTKNGMFNVKSAYYLQGDILNSRQ
- the LOC121264710 gene encoding uncharacterized protein LOC121264710; its protein translation is MEELALTLWNLWKRRNEKVFNNVMIDPKSVQQMQLDLTVIEANTENQRHSRSSLRTQTWETPPSGFCKVNWDVAVDKTHFKIGIGISVRDEEGNYLATMRKNQLLNPDPLMAEAVGALTAATFALELDMNKIILEGDSELVIARIQKQTQDQSYFGMITSDIRSTISLFEVCITKHVNRECNVIAHNLAKNALLDYIVNLEETPHCVSNMY